CCTAAACCGCACTTTTGACAAAATTATGTTTGTTGGTCACATCAACAAACAATAACACTTACATTCAGATTGAATAATAGGCTAATCAAACGATTAGCCTATTTTGTATACGCGCTTATTATACCAATTGGGATAAATGAGTGTTCAGATATTACACAGGGAAAATCGTTTAGAACAAGGCGGAAATTGCAGCTAGCTAGTCGTTCTACCTACAAAATTTCTAACGAAGTTATAGGCCATTTTTACCGATAAGAAGTAACCAGTAAGAATGATCACATTCTTATGCTAATTGGTATTACCATGCAGATAGTTCGATACCAACCACATCATGCTAAGGCCATCAGTCAAGTGTTTCACCAAGCTGTACAAGCCATTGAGCACCCGAGGTATTCAAAAGCCAAACTAAATGCTTGGAGCTGCTCACCGCGCTCTGCAAAGTATTGGCATCTGCGCAGCAAAGCGTATATGAATAAATCCAATCATAAACCACACAAGCATTGCGGCATAACCTGGGTTGCGCAAACTCATAACCAACAAGTTGTAGGGTTTATCAATATGGCGGTTGGGTTCCATCAGGCGGGCTATATAAATCACCTCTATGTTTTACCTGAGTATGCCGGGCAAGGCATAGCATCGCAGCTTCTATATCAGGCTCAACAATGGGCTGAAACCATAGGTTATGCTAAGCTAAGCGCGGACGCGTCATATCTATCAAAAGCGCTGTTTGAAAAACATGGGTTTAACTCGCTACACACCAGTTTTCAGCGCAAGCAAAACTGCACCTTCAATGGCTTTTTTGTCGAAAAAGGGCTGTAATTCCCCTACACGCTAGTCCCGAAGCAAAGGCTGTAACATTGCCTCCAGCCCATTGAGTTTAACTTCATATATCAAAGCTAACTGCTCACCAAGTTTCCCTTCAGGGAAACCGTTAGCATGAAACCAAACTAAGTAGGGTTCAGGCAACTGTAATAGTTTACGCCCAGCATACTTGCCAAAAGGCATCACCTGATTCACCGCTTCAATAAGCTGTTGCTGCTGCATAACCTACTCTCCAAAACCTAACTGGTTCTTCAAAAAACATGTGTAGACCGCATGTGTCAAATAGCCAAGACCGCAGTTCGCTTGAAACAAAAGCACTTTGCGGCGTTTTATTTTTATATCAAATTGAAATTAACCAGCAAATTAACCAATCATTTTAGTTATTAAAAATATAACATTGCGACTAGTTTAGCGCACAATATACGCACAAAACCCGAGCTGCAAAAATTTGACATTAGTGCAAAGCCAGTCACAACCAGCGCTTCACACTTTGCGCCTGCTAAACCGACAAACTAAAGTCAAAAAACCGCCAAACCTAAGTTGCACGTCAATAAAATATCATCACGACAAATAGAAAAAATCGTCAAAATTCAACCAATTGACGTATCACAAGCTGACTTTTAAGCTTTAACTTTGAGCGCTTTCACCATGTATGAAAACTAAGTAAATAGATACTACGTAATAGTTTCATCGGCAAGCATACAGCTTAAGTGGACGATGGCAAATGAGCTTTCACGTTAGACGAATTTTAGGGCAGACAAGTTTACAGTCTTAAGGACGGCATTATGATTTTGTTAGTAGGCGGAGAAAAAGGCGGCAGTGGTAAAAGTTGCCTAGCTCAAAACATCGCCGTATTTCTCACCACAGAGGCAAAAGCTTCAGTCATTATGGTTGACTGCGATCCCCAGCGCACCACCTCAGACTGGATTCAAGCTCGCAACAATAATACAGGCCTCGCCGCAATTAACTGCGTTCAACTTTACGGCAAAATTCGCAATGACTTATTAAGTCTTGAACAGCACTACGACTATGTAATTGTCGATTGTGGAGGCCAGGATAACCTTGCGCTGCGTGCAAGCCTCTCTGTGTGCTCTCATGCGTTAATGCCACTAAGACCAAAACGCCGCGATCTAAAAACCGTTAGCCACATGGACGACATCGTTGCCACTTGCATGATGATAAACCCCAAAATGAAAGCCTCATTTGTGATCACCCAATGCCCAAGCCTACCCAATCAAGCTAACCGCATTATCGAGGCAAAAGACGTTTGCCGAACCTATGACATTAACGTGCTTGATGCTGTCAACTATAGCCGCAACATTTATGACGACAGTGAAGAGTCAGGCTTGTCAGTTTTTGAAATCGAGCCAAACGGTAAAGCGGCCAATGAAATGCGTCAAATTGCCTGTGAGTTGTTTGAGGTGAGCAATGCGAAAGAGCTGGTTCGCACCGCGCATGCAAATGTCACCAACATGGGAGGAAACTATGGGTCTAGCCGATCTCAAGAAAAACGCTTCGTCATGTAAACCCGCTTTTAAAAAACAGATGTCTGTCGATGAGTTTATCGAAACGGCTAATTTGTACGCTGCAGGTAAAACCGTAGAGTTTCAAGCAAACGAACAACAAGGTAGTGAACTAACATCAAATGAGTTGATTGAGGCTACAAACATCACCTCAATTGATAGCCATCCCAAACGCATTGAAAAACGTTTGATGGCGACGGTACACCCGTCAAAAGTAGCACCTAAAAATCAGTTGAATAAACAAACGTTAGCGCTGTTGTCGCAGCTTGAGATAAGCCGCATGGTAGAGCAGCCAACGCAAACCGTTAAAGCAAGCAAAGTAAACAAAAAGCCCTTTAAACGTGCCACCTTTACATTAAGCGAGTTAGCCATTACCCAGCTAACCACCCTCAGTCAAAGTAGCAAAACGGCAAAATCTAAGTTAATTCGGCAGTTAGTGGATCATCACTTTTCACTGACGCCAGCGCAAAGAGCAGAAATTGAAGCATCGTTAAATATTGATTAATACCAGTCATCATTCGTCAATAGGAGAATCATCAGCGTCATAGTTGTGGTACCGAAGGGGTCTTATGCCACTCCCTACATAGGGCTCATTTTCGGGATATTTGGACTATCCTCAAAGTCACGCTAACTAGTTACCCAAGCCGACTAGTTAGCGTTTTTTTTCCGCGCAGCGGCGCTATTCAAAGATACAGCGTAATCAATTGACCTAACCCACAACTCACCCCAACAAGTCAGGCCAGCTAACCTCATCTAAATATGTTGACGAACAACCGATTAACATTTCCCCTTGAATAATCCACGGTGCTCCCCCATGTCTAAATCATACCAATCGGGATGAATAACTGAGCAGAGGTTACGCAGAAAAAATTGCTTAGAACAAGGTAGAAATTGCAGCGAGCTAGTTGTTCTAGCTTCAAAATTTCTAACGAAGTTATATGTGATTTTAGCCAGTAAGAATGCTCAAGTACTTGTGCTGATTGGTATCAACAACAGGGAGAAGCTATGTTAGCAATCATTGTGTTACTCATTGCCGCCAGCGGCGCGATTTACTATCTTGCCAGTAGCAATGGCCGAGCCAAACGCAGACGCGTGAAAATTACCGCTCAGCCGTTTCCAAAGGCCTGGCGGCAGATCCTTAAACGCCGTTTCCCCTACTTTCAGTCCATGCCAACCGACCTGCAATTACAGCTGAAAAAACACATTCAGGTGTTCGTCGCTGAGAAGAAATTCGTCGGCTGCGCGGGTCTTGAGATTGATGATGAAGTAAAAGTAACCATTGCAGCGCAAGCGTGCCTGCTGCTACTTAATCGCCCCAATCATTATTATCCAAAGCTGAAACAAATACTGGTTTACCCGCACGCATTCGTTGTGCAAAGTCAAAGCGTCGATGGTAACGGTGTACATGCTAGTCAACGCCAGGTTCATTTGGGTGAGTCTTGGGAAAATGGCAAGGTCATTTTATCCTGGCACAGCGCCAAAGCTGGTGCAGATGACCCATTTGATGGCAGCAATGTGGTGATCCATGAGTTTGCCCACCAATTGGATCAGGAAACAGGAACAGCCAACGGCGCCCCTTTTCTAGGCAAAATTGATGACTACCCGACCTGGACTCAAGTGCTAAGTCGCGAATTTGAGCAACTGCGCCATTGCGCTCGCAACCATATACCTTCATTGTTTGATTATTATGGTGCGACTAACCCAGCAGAGTTTTTTGCAGTGATCAGCGAGACATTTTTTGAAAAACCGCAACAGTTTCACCAACAACATCCAGATTTGTATCAAGAACTCAGTCGTTTCTATCAGTTAAACCCGATACACTGGCACTAATTTAGTTAACTCGCTCCTCAATAAAACAAGTAGGCGGGAACGAGAGTACCAATACAAACTAACAAAAGCCTACTTAGCTACGCAGCAATAGTTAATAGCTAAGCAGCAACTCACAACTGCAAAGCACAGTTAAACCAACGCTCAAGGATAAACATGACACTTAGCATCAACAAACTTGGCCTTATCGCCATGCTAGTTACCACAGTCACCGCATTCGACTGTCTAGCGAACGATACCAAAGTAGAAACCGACGACAAACCGCTAGAGCAAACCACAACCTCTAGCCTTACTATAGATACTGAGCTGAACACACAAAGCGAGCAAGTCAGTAAAGAGAGCGCAGGGGTTATCACAGATCTCAACGATGCAATAAAGCTTAACGATCCACAGCAATTAGATGAAAAAGATCGCCAATTAATTAATAGCCTACTTAACCAGTTGCATGAGAGTGCAGAAACCGCTGACTGGCATCTCTACTTTTCGCTGTATCATGACCAGGCGGTATTCATTGGCACAGACGCCACCGAACGTTGGGACATGAAGCTATTTAGGCAATACGCCGAAAAGACCCAAGGTTGGCGCTATGAATTGCAATCACGCAAATTAATCAAGGTTGGCGACACTGTGGTATTTGATGAGCAGCTATACAGCGAGTCTTATGGTGTTAGCAGAGGAACTGGCGCCATGGTATGGACACCACAAGGCTGGAAGGTATTGCAATATCACTTAAGCTTCCCTATCCCTAATGACAAAGCTAAACGCATCACTAGCTTGATAAAGCAGTAAGCTCCCCCCAAAAAAACGAATTCTGCTACAAAAAATAAGTCCACCAACTGGTGGACTTATTCAAACCTCAAACCTACAACTCAAACTTATGTCTCAAATTCGCCTTAGGCAGGAGTAATGGCAGCTTTAGGATTAGCCAGAGGCACCTCATAGAACCAGAGTTACTTCATAGAACCAGAGTTACTTCATCGAAGTAGCAAAGCTCAAACCAGCCAGTTGCACTAAATGACAAAAACCCTGAAAGTCTTGCTCGGTTAACATCTGTTGACTAACAATGCGGTCAGCATAAAACACACCTAGTACTTTATCTTCCACGACCAAAGGCGCAATCATGAAACCTTGCTTGTCGATTAACTCTGCAACCGCCTCTGGCAACAAGGTTAAGCAGCTCTCTAATGCTAACTTATCAACTAGCTGAGCTTGCTTTAACCTCACTGACTGAGTGAACACCGCGCCGCTTTCATCCAGCAAAATAACCAATGATCGCTTGAGTAGTTCCTTATCCTCTCCGTACATAACTCTTGGTTCTAGCTGCTTACGATTAGGTGATAGCAACAACAAACCACAGCGATCCATACCAACGCCATTAAGGATCCCCTCAAGCGTCTGCATAGTGACGGTATTAAAGTCCGTTTTAGTAATAATGGCTTCGGTAAGCAAACGAATTTGCGCTAATTGAATCGTGAGATTAGGCAAATTCCCTTGTTGGAAATACTCAGCATCATCAGCAGCAAAGGCTTCAATTCTAGCCTGCGCATTGGGTAAGAACTCGGCTAAATCCCCAGCACCGTAGGCATGGGCGAGCTTTTGGGTTTGCTCGCTACATTGCAATACCTTCTGCGCGAACTCTTCGCTTGATACACCAACCAACTCACCCGACTGCTGCATCACTTTTTTAAACTTAGGCAAATCTAAACGATCAGCCATAATCACATCAGCGAGTTGATCTGCCATGTAAATACTGCGTATTTCTGGGGTACGCTCATCAGGGCGTGTCAGAGACTTCACTAACAGCTCACCTAAGCCCCAGTTACGAGCAATCCCCTGCGATAACTGATTGAACGATGTGCCAAGCTCAGCATTGATGGTAGCCCTTACCGACTCAGCATCCGCCATTTTTAGCTGCTTGTCTAAGCGCTCTGACTGAATATCCCCAACACTCCAAAAGCCAACTTCGCCAATGCGATACAGTAGCGATGCGATAAAGGCTTCCTCACGCAAGGATTCATCATGATCATCAAGCATCATGCGGGCAAACATAGCCGCCTGAAACGATTGCGCCATTAGCTTTAGCAAGCGTTGGTACACATCTTCAGTGAGGTTTTTGGTTTCTAGCAAACTCGACAGCATCTTAGCTGTAATGCAGATATTGCGAATCGTATCAAAGCCAAGCACTACAGCTGCGCGGCTTACCGTCGAGACCTGATTATTACCTTTGTTGTAAATCGCGCTATTGGCGACCCGTAAGATGCGCGAGGTAAGCGCATTGTCGTGCATTACGCTCTGCCCGAGCTTGGCAAGCGACGACACATCATCCTTGGCGAGCTTTTCTAACTCTCGCACCGTTGAGCATAATGCGGGAATTTCTTGATTGCTGATCCGCTTTGTCCAGTAATCAGCCCCACGTGGCTGATTTTGATTTTGTTTTGAATTAGACGGTGAATTCAATTGCATTCCTTTACATGAAAAGCTGACTCGCGTTTTAACAGTATAGGCATAACTCTATGCGGTTGAAATTGCTTATTGGTGCAGACCTTACGCTAAACGGACGAAACTCAACAAACTAAAACGTGACCAACTAGAAATAAAAGGCGAAAAAAACGGCTCCTAAGAGCCGCAACACAAACAATGTGGTTGAAAACCTCACGGGTAGGAAAGATCCAAACCAAGAAACTAACCACTACCTAGTTCACTCTTTTATAAACAGTCTCTGAACATAACCATTTATAAAAACATAAGCATAGCTAATTGAATTGGACAAAAATCCTGTGTGGCCTGTAGGTGAACCGCACAGGGTTTACTCAAATCAGCTTATGAGTGCTCGTAATAAACTGATTTGAATAACAAGGTTGTTAAACATGGCAATGCGTAACAACAAAAAGTGAAAGTAAAACAATGGTAAAGCTGGTACTCCAGCCTTACCGATACAGCTCGTTACTGCTAAAGCTGCCTTAGAACTGCTCTTCTTCAGTAGAACCTGTTAGGGCTGTAACCGAAGACTTACCGCCTTGAATGCAAGTGGTAACTTGGTCGAAGTAACCTGTACCCACTTCTTGCTGGTGCGATACGAAGGTGTAGCCTTTTTCTGCCGCAGCAAACTCAACTTCTTGCACCTTCTCAACATAGTGTTTCATGCCTTCACCGCGCGCATAGTCATACGCTAGGTCGAACATGTTGTACCACATGTTATGAATACCCGCTAAGGTGATGAACTGGTACTTGTAGCCCATGTCTGACAGCGCTTGTTGGAAGCGTGCAATCGTTTCGTCGTCGAGGTTCTTTCTCCAGTTGAACGATGGCGAGCAGTTATAAGCAAGTAGCTGATCAGGGTATTTAGCATGAATCGCATCCGCAAACTTCTTCGCTTCTTCTAGACAAGGCGTTGCCGTTTCACACCAGATAAGGTCAGCATACGGAGCGTAAGCTAAG
This DNA window, taken from Shewanella maritima, encodes the following:
- a CDS encoding DUF3820 family protein — translated: MQQQQLIEAVNQVMPFGKYAGRKLLQLPEPYLVWFHANGFPEGKLGEQLALIYEVKLNGLEAMLQPLLRD
- a CDS encoding GNAT family N-acetyltransferase, whose amino-acid sequence is MQIVRYQPHHAKAISQVFHQAVQAIEHPRYSKAKLNAWSCSPRSAKYWHLRSKAYMNKSNHKPHKHCGITWVAQTHNQQVVGFINMAVGFHQAGYINHLYVLPEYAGQGIASQLLYQAQQWAETIGYAKLSADASYLSKALFEKHGFNSLHTSFQRKQNCTFNGFFVEKGL
- a CDS encoding AAA family ATPase, translated to MILLVGGEKGGSGKSCLAQNIAVFLTTEAKASVIMVDCDPQRTTSDWIQARNNNTGLAAINCVQLYGKIRNDLLSLEQHYDYVIVDCGGQDNLALRASLSVCSHALMPLRPKRRDLKTVSHMDDIVATCMMINPKMKASFVITQCPSLPNQANRIIEAKDVCRTYDINVLDAVNYSRNIYDDSEESGLSVFEIEPNGKAANEMRQIACELFEVSNAKELVRTAHANVTNMGGNYGSSRSQEKRFVM
- a CDS encoding HDOD domain-containing protein, giving the protein MNSPSNSKQNQNQPRGADYWTKRISNQEIPALCSTVRELEKLAKDDVSSLAKLGQSVMHDNALTSRILRVANSAIYNKGNNQVSTVSRAAVVLGFDTIRNICITAKMLSSLLETKNLTEDVYQRLLKLMAQSFQAAMFARMMLDDHDESLREEAFIASLLYRIGEVGFWSVGDIQSERLDKQLKMADAESVRATINAELGTSFNQLSQGIARNWGLGELLVKSLTRPDERTPEIRSIYMADQLADVIMADRLDLPKFKKVMQQSGELVGVSSEEFAQKVLQCSEQTQKLAHAYGAGDLAEFLPNAQARIEAFAADDAEYFQQGNLPNLTIQLAQIRLLTEAIITKTDFNTVTMQTLEGILNGVGMDRCGLLLLSPNRKQLEPRVMYGEDKELLKRSLVILLDESGAVFTQSVRLKQAQLVDKLALESCLTLLPEAVAELIDKQGFMIAPLVVEDKVLGVFYADRIVSQQMLTEQDFQGFCHLVQLAGLSFATSMK
- a CDS encoding nuclear transport factor 2 family protein, which encodes MTLSINKLGLIAMLVTTVTAFDCLANDTKVETDDKPLEQTTTSSLTIDTELNTQSEQVSKESAGVITDLNDAIKLNDPQQLDEKDRQLINSLLNQLHESAETADWHLYFSLYHDQAVFIGTDATERWDMKLFRQYAEKTQGWRYELQSRKLIKVGDTVVFDEQLYSESYGVSRGTGAMVWTPQGWKVLQYHLSFPIPNDKAKRITSLIKQ
- a CDS encoding zinc-dependent peptidase, whose product is MLAIIVLLIAASGAIYYLASSNGRAKRRRVKITAQPFPKAWRQILKRRFPYFQSMPTDLQLQLKKHIQVFVAEKKFVGCAGLEIDDEVKVTIAAQACLLLLNRPNHYYPKLKQILVYPHAFVVQSQSVDGNGVHASQRQVHLGESWENGKVILSWHSAKAGADDPFDGSNVVIHEFAHQLDQETGTANGAPFLGKIDDYPTWTQVLSREFEQLRHCARNHIPSLFDYYGATNPAEFFAVISETFFEKPQQFHQQHPDLYQELSRFYQLNPIHWH